TTCGCTCACGGGACCAACCTCCCCGGGTTTGATTCGCGGAACATATACCGCCGGTCGCGAGAGCGTCAAGCTGATAGGTCGCTTCGCTCCCGTTCAAACGGTTCAAGCCGTTCAACCGCTTCGCTCCGTTCAAGCCGTTGTGGCGCTGCGCGGCGGTCGCCGGTCTTCACTTCGAACCCCGAACTTCGAACCTCGAACCCCGTAGAAAAAACCCCCTGTTTCGCTTGCTTCTGGCGGCGGGTTCGTGCCGGTCGTCGGTCTTCGGTCCCCGGTCTTTATTTCGAACCTCGAACCTCGAACCATTACTATTAACCCGTCATTTCCGCAGCCGGCGAAATACGCTAAGCTGGCCGCGGCATCGCCAGCGGCACGATCGCGCCGCGACTGCCGGAGGCCGGATACGCAATGAAAGAACTCCAATTCGAGCTGATGGCGATTGTCGTGCTCATTCTCGCAAACAGCGTCTTCGCCATGTCGGAGATCGCCCTGGTCGCGGCGCGAAAATCGCGGCTCAAGGATTGGGCCGACAAGGGTTGGCCGGGCGCCAAAGCGGCGCTCGAGCTGGCGAGCCAGCCGAGCCAGTTCTTCTCCACGGTCCAGGCAGGGATCACGCTCAGCGGCATCCTCGCCGGAGCTTTCGGCGGGAGGGCGATCACCCACGAGCTGGGCCTGGTCATGAAGGTGATTCCGGGTCTCGGCCCGTACAGCGACACGGTCGCGCTGGTGATCGTGGTCGCAGCCATCACCTATCTGTCCGTCGTTCTCGGAGAGCTGGTTCCCAAGCGCATCGCGCTCAACCACGCCGAGGCGATCGCCGCCGCCACGGCGAGGCCGATGCGGCTGGTTTCGGCGGTCTCCGCGCCGGTGGTGAGGCTGCTGGGGTTATCCACCGAGCTGTTGTTCCGGGCGGCGGGGATCCGCCCGGGCGGCCAGCCGCCGGTCACCGAGGAGGAGGTCAAGACCCTGATTCGCCGGGGAGCCGCGGCGGGGGTGTTCGAGGCGACCGAGCGGGACATGATCGAGGCGGTGATCCGCCTCGGCGACAAGAGCGCCCCCGCCCTGATGACGCCGCGCACCCGGATCGTCTGGCTCGATGTCGGTGATTCGATCGAGCAACTCCGCAAGAAGATTTTCGAGAGCGGCCATTCGCGCTTTCCGGTCTGCAACGGCAGCCTGGAAGAGGTCATCGGCATCACCCACACGAAGAATCTGCTCGCCAATGCGCTGGGAGGGCGGCCCGTGGACCTGAAGGGCTCACTGCAGCCTCCTGTATTCGTGCCGCGGAGCATGACCGGGCTGCAGGTGCTCGAGCACATCAAGCGGTCCGGCAGCCATCTGGTCCTGGTGGTGGACGAGTACGGCGGGATCGAGGGGCTGCTTACGCACCACGACATCCTCGAGGCGATCGCGGGGGAAATGCCGTTCGGGGAAAAGGGTGCGGCGCCAAAGGCGGTCAGACGGCACGACGGCTCGTGGCTTCTCGACGGCATGCTCGCGGTCGACGAGTTCAAGGAGATCTTTCGCCTGGAGAGCCTGCCCGGAGAAAAGAAAGACGCTTACCAGACGCTGGGAGGGTTTCTCTTCACGCAGATGGGGCGGGTGCCGGCCGTGGCGGACCGGTTCGAGTGGAACAATTTTCG
The sequence above is a segment of the Candidatus Zixiibacteriota bacterium genome. Coding sequences within it:
- a CDS encoding hemolysin family protein, coding for MKELQFELMAIVVLILANSVFAMSEIALVAARKSRLKDWADKGWPGAKAALELASQPSQFFSTVQAGITLSGILAGAFGGRAITHELGLVMKVIPGLGPYSDTVALVIVVAAITYLSVVLGELVPKRIALNHAEAIAAATARPMRLVSAVSAPVVRLLGLSTELLFRAAGIRPGGQPPVTEEEVKTLIRRGAAAGVFEATERDMIEAVIRLGDKSAPALMTPRTRIVWLDVGDSIEQLRKKIFESGHSRFPVCNGSLEEVIGITHTKNLLANALGGRPVDLKGSLQPPVFVPRSMTGLQVLEHIKRSGSHLVLVVDEYGGIEGLLTHHDILEAIAGEMPFGEKGAAPKAVRRHDGSWLLDGMLAVDEFKEIFRLESLPGEKKDAYQTLGGFLFTQMGRVPAVADRFEWNNFRFEIVDMDGKRIDKVLVSFVDPVADA